A region of the Candidatus Thorarchaeota archaeon genome:
CTAAATGAGGCGGATATCAACATTCCTGGTAGACCTATCATCAATGTGCAGAACATAGTTGCTAGTGGCGATCTTGGTGGCTTTCTCAATCTTGAACTCGCCGCCATGACACTTGAGAACTGTATGTACGAGCCAGAACAATTTCCCGGACTGATATACAGAATGAGAGATCCCAAGGTCGTAGTGTTACTCTTTAGCTCGGGCAAGATTGTAATTACTGGTGCAAAGACTGAGGAGCAAATTCCTGAGGTCGCCCGGAAAGTCAGAGACCGAGTAGTTGAGTTAGAAATTATGCAGGATTCCGATGATATTGAGGTCTAAATAGTTCGATTTGTGAATTTATCACTGGAATGGTATTTTTCGACGAAACAGAAGATCAAGAATGTCTGCATAGACTATGGCCTTTGCGCGATACGCTCCAATGCGATCGTCCTACTGCCCGAACGGTGTGGCCTCTTCACCCTCTATGATCACCGTTCTCCTATCGAATTTCAATTCCATGCAGTGGTTGTAGCATTTGTCAGTTCCATGCAGTAGGTTTCATCCGTAGGATTCGCGATTCGAAAAGGATCGGTGTTTAAGAGAACGCACTGGGCAAAGACGAAAGGCCCTGAATCCGAGTTCGTAAAACGTATTTCTCTTGTTGCTGCAATGTATATTGAACTCGAGAAAAAATTCGGTCAAGAGAAGGCATTCGAAATCGTGAGAAAGATTGCAGTGCCTATTGGCAGCGATGAGCAGTGGGAACACCTCAAATCCATGGATCTCGCGGGCCTCGGGCCTATGGGCCGTCTTATGGCGTTTCACGACCTCATGGATCTTAAGGGCGCACCCCGGCTTAATACACGTGAATATATCGAACAGAATGACAACACCTGCCACTTTGTGATCACGCGGTGTATATTCCACGAGTTTTTTGTGGAAACGGGTACACCACAACTCACACAGTTATTCTGTGAGGTCGATCGGGAGTTTTTCCCGAACGCTTTTCCCGAGTTCGAGTTCCACCGCAATGGTTCATGGCAGAATACAATTGCCTACTGTATGGTAACAAAACATTTGGGACGGT
Encoded here:
- a CDS encoding TATA-box-binding protein, translated to MSIDKIKTQIENVVASVILSRPIDLDLIVARFPKVEYDPEQFPGLVFRLTNPKTATLIFSTGKMVCTGGKNITEAKRAVRKIVKELNEADINIPGRPIINVQNIVASGDLGGFLNLELAAMTLENCMYEPEQFPGLIYRMRDPKVVVLLFSSGKIVITGAKTEEQIPEVARKVRDRVVELEIMQDSDDIEV
- a CDS encoding L-2-amino-thiazoline-4-carboxylic acid hydrolase, with product MFKRTHWAKTKGPESEFVKRISLVAAMYIELEKKFGQEKAFEIVRKIAVPIGSDEQWEHLKSMDLAGLGPMGRLMAFHDLMDLKGAPRLNTREYIEQNDNTCHFVITRCIFHEFFVETGTPQLTQLFCEVDREFFPNAFPEFEFHRNGSWQNTIAYCMVTKHLGR